The following is a genomic window from Cryptococcus neoformans var. grubii H99 chromosome 12, complete sequence.
CGAATATCCGGCAACGTTTCTCGACTGGAATCGCCAAAGATCTTGGCACATCTCCTGCAGACCTCTGCGCGCAATGAATccaagctcttctttcgccAGTCGAGGGTCGGCTGTCAAGTCCGGAACGTCACCGGATCTAGAAAGCCCAATTTTAGCTTCATTCGGGAAAATGGTTGATTAACCTAACCTACCTTCGTTCCACGATTTCGTACTGGTACCCATATCCTGTTGCGATTTTCATCTCGTTAATCATCTCAAGAACGGTGATACCCTTGCCTCTCCCCAGGTTGAATGCGCGGAAATACCCGTTTTTCTTCGTATCAACTGAGTGGAAGATACCTGAACTTTGAGTTGTGATTTCTGACTTGGCGAGAGCGTCAAGCCCGAGGAGATGGCCCTCAGCAAGGTCCATGATGTGAAGATAATCCCGAAGACATGTGCCGTCTCTGTGATTACACATCGTCAGAATCGATTAAGATCAAACAGCACGCATAACCCACCTGGTAGGGTAGTCATTCCCAAAAACCTTGAGatcagatgatgatctCCCCACCGCGATCTGAGCTAGAATTGGAAGTAGGTTACCTGGGCGGCCTTTAGGCTCTTCCCCTAGCTGGCCGGACAGATGAGCCCCAGCCGGGCTGGGTGTGAGGTTTTAGCGGGCCTCCCAATGGCAAGGAAAATTCTCTCACTTACTTAAAATATCTCACGCTTATCGCTTTGAGACCTTGAATGCCAGCCTTGGCTGCGTCAGCCCGGCATACGTCTCGGATCACTTCCTCTGTGATCGCCTTGGTACGCCCATACACAGATTCAGGTATGATCTCAGAGGTCTCGGGGATTGGAATCATCGCTGGGGTGCCGTAGACGGTGGCGGATGACGAGAAGACAAGGTTGTTGGTTTGGAATCGTTGCATAATCTGGAAGCTGTCGATCAGAGTTGGTCAATAGCCTGGACAGTATGAACATACCTTCAGGAGCGAGATTGACCCCCCGACGTTGACCTCGTAATAATCTAACGGAATCTCACTCGATTCTCCGACTGCTTTGAGTGCAGCTAGGTGGATTACCGCCCATATGCCGCCTTTTGACTGATATTGCTTGAACACCTTGTCGATTTCTTCCGCGTTACGAATATCGCACTGGTGGTAAAGGGGTTTGGGAGCATGTGGGCTATTAAAGATCGAAGATCAGCTATGCCGGTCCATGCCATGTATATGGACTTACCCTACTTCATTTTGGGCTATTTGATTGCAGCGCTCGAGAGCTTGAGGGTATGCGTTGTGCGCATTgtcaatgatgatgggcaAGTAGCGACCAGAGACCAGAAGTGAGAGGACAACGTGAGATCCTATGTATCCGAGTCCACCGGTGACAAGGACGTTCTGTAATGAGAATTAGCCTTGGTTTTGTTGTAATTGTAATAGAATGGTCCCACTTTCAAAGGCTGTCCATGGACAGACAAGCTTGATGTCGACGTTTGGTTCATGGTAACTCGAGTCTGTTCAAAAACCATAATGCAGGTGAGCGGTTGAGTGTGTTATTGCGATTCAATGTTTGCTATCATAGCTCATGGTCATTGAGGCTGCATTCTACATCTTTTATACTGGATGCtgacatcctcttcccaacACCTATTAGGGAAAGTCGATGCAACAGAATCATGAACGGGAATACTCAGAATTGGACCCGAGCACGAACGGGAATCTTGCCCAAATAATGCTTTGTTCGAACGGGAATTTCGAGGATGGGCAATTCTGCGAACGGGAATGTGTAGTAGAGGAAGCGATGAACGGGAATTCTGCGAACGGGAATGTgtagaagagaaaatgaTAAACGGGAATTCTGTTGCATCGATGATGACATCAAATGGGAATAATTTCTATTTCTTGCCAGCAGGGCTCAAGTCCGGATCGTTTGTCCGGAGAGTGTCCGCGTGCATTATTCAGGGACAATTCACAGCGAACCACACAAACCTTCATGCCGATTTGTAAATGTCTTTCGATATTGTACATAGCAACTTTTGCAAGTATACGTTGACACGTTGCGAGCGCCATCGGAAAGACAGCCCACTTAGTCCAGACAATGAAACCACTATTTATATCGCCCACAAAGCCGAATCGACGGTCTTGTTTTCCGCAGGTATATCATGTTCAAAATGGGTCCGGAGGAGCTACGACCTGTTCCTGCATTTCACAATCTCAATGAGATTTATAACACAGA
Proteins encoded in this region:
- a CDS encoding UDP-glucose 4-epimerase, producing MVFEQTRVTMNQTSTSSLSVHGQPLKNVLVTGGLGYIGSHVVLSLLVSGRYLPIIIDNAHNAYPQALERCNQIAQNEVGPHAPKPLYHQCDIRNAEEIDKVFKQYQSKGGIWAVIHLAALKAVGESSEIPLDYYEVNVGGSISLLKIMQRFQTNNLVFSSSATVYGTPAMIPIPETSEIIPESVYGRTKAITEEVIRDVCRADAAKAGIQGLKAISVRYFNPAGAHLSGQLGEEPKGRPGNLLPILAQIAVGRSSSDLKVFGNDYPTRDGTCLRDYLHIMDLAEGHLLGLDALAKSEITTQSSGIFHSVDTKKNGYFRAFNLGRGKGITVLEMINEMKIATGYGYQYEIVERRSGDVPDLTADPRLAKEELGFIARRGLQEMCQDLWRFQSRNVAGYSS
- a CDS encoding UDP-glucose 4-epimerase, variant codes for the protein MNPHAPKPLYHQCDIRNAEEIDKVFKQYQSKGGIWAVIHLAALKAVGESSEIPLDYYEVNVGGSISLLKIMQRFQTNNLVFSSSATVYGTPAMIPIPETSEIIPESVYGRTKAITEEVIRDVCRADAAKAGIQGLKAISVRYFNPAGAHLSGQLGEEPKGRPGNLLPILAQIAVGRSSSDLKVFGNDYPTRDGTCLRDYLHIMDLAEGHLLGLDALAKSEITTQSSGIFHSVDTKKNGYFRAFNLGRGKGITVLEMINEMKIATGYGYQYEIVERRSGDVPDLTADPRLAKEELGFIARRGLQEMCQDLWRFQSRNVAGYSS